In one window of Lewinella sp. 4G2 DNA:
- a CDS encoding LysE family translocator: MEGIRAGLILSLLVGPILVLLLQLSLRRGTFMALVGAAGIWVSDLIYVLLTHYGMGAVTKFTAYPYFAEVVGTVGMILLVGMATIMWFRPPVIIEADSERIRTRRSVLGAFLQGVAINAFNPFTIGFWTVFSITQIHDRDLPEPSAWAIYGGILGTIILTDTLKVLSAKKLREFLQPEMVIKVQRFGALALGMFGLVLGLRVWW, from the coding sequence TTGGAAGGTATCCGTGCCGGCCTGATCCTCAGCTTGCTGGTGGGGCCGATCCTGGTGCTGTTGTTGCAACTGAGTTTGCGACGGGGGACGTTCATGGCGCTCGTGGGGGCGGCGGGCATTTGGGTGAGCGACCTGATCTACGTGCTCCTGACCCATTACGGGATGGGGGCCGTGACGAAGTTTACGGCTTACCCCTATTTCGCCGAGGTGGTGGGCACGGTTGGGATGATCCTGCTGGTCGGGATGGCCACGATCATGTGGTTCCGCCCCCCGGTCATCATCGAGGCGGACAGCGAACGGATCCGGACCCGGCGCAGCGTGCTGGGTGCCTTTTTGCAGGGGGTAGCCATCAATGCCTTCAACCCATTTACCATTGGTTTCTGGACGGTGTTTTCCATTACCCAGATTCACGACCGGGACCTCCCCGAGCCGTCCGCCTGGGCTATTTACGGCGGCATCCTGGGTACGATCATTCTGACGGATACGCTTAAAGTGCTCTCTGCTAAAAAGCTGCGAGAATTTTTGCAGCCGGAGATGGTAATCAAGGTGCAGCGGTTTGGGGCGTTGGCGCTGGGGATGTTTGGGTTGGTGCTGGGGCTAAGGGTTTGGTGGTAA
- the bcp gene encoding thioredoxin-dependent thiol peroxidase codes for MTTLKAGDKAPGFTGTLQDGSTVSLADYAGKKLIIFFYPKDDTPGCTAAACSLRDNYDVLKEKGYELLGVSPDKPAKHLKFINKYDLPMPLVADEEHKMMDAYGTWGPKKFMGREYDGVLRTTVVINEDGIVDRVYTKVKTKVHADQILADEPGGM; via the coding sequence ATGACGACACTCAAAGCTGGCGATAAAGCCCCCGGTTTCACCGGAACCCTGCAGGACGGATCCACCGTAAGCCTGGCCGATTACGCCGGGAAGAAACTCATCATCTTCTTCTACCCCAAGGACGATACGCCCGGCTGCACTGCCGCCGCCTGCTCGCTACGGGATAACTACGACGTGCTGAAAGAGAAAGGGTACGAGCTCCTCGGCGTGAGCCCGGACAAACCCGCCAAGCACCTGAAGTTCATCAACAAGTACGACCTGCCCATGCCGCTGGTCGCGGACGAGGAACACAAGATGATGGACGCCTACGGCACCTGGGGGCCGAAGAAGTTCATGGGCCGGGAATACGATGGTGTGCTCAGAACCACGGTGGTGATCAACGAAGACGGTATTGTGGACCGGGTGTACACCAAGGTGAAGACGAAAGTGCACGCGGATCAGATTTTGGCGGATGAACCGGGGGGTATGTAA
- a CDS encoding M43 family zinc metalloprotease, translated as MNTFTYWFGTKASGRLLPLLLVALCSLHWNQLAGQNTEPDLLTGCITSQANQQLLDRYPDLKTEEAILEQAWQKSQRSPTATKSLMPAYTLPIVFHVVHNGGAENIPDADILRSLDFANQAFANQGYFDRGTGADTDIQFCLARRTPDNQPTSGITRTQSPLTSLTATDDELALKNLRRFDPTKYINVWVVDEICGLGFGCGVAGYAYYPSAHGREFDGIVVEARGLTGGEAGVTTLIHELGHYLGLAHTFDGGCKNDDCLQDGDRVCDTPPDASRAGVPCNGSANSCTTDTNSGFATDQDDHFYNYMDYGRQDCRHEFTPGQGDRMEFFLTGRRKSLLTSLACQVPCPAPITANFIGGDVTVEVGTTINFSSTGTNGDNFTWSVNETDEGSGTSFSRQFPVEGFFRLQLVVSSNDPLCGPDSLTQFVRVECTSQTSFGIPASIEVGQPATFTNTSSAVASETWTVDGVVASPTGRDLTFTFPTAGVYEICLAADFGFCAETRCRLVFVSRPPCVGPDCPFQEPGCTAPFAAQFERGDFGRSTLFSTVLHAPTGYYVGGNTSNGPYVAFFDLDLNQVWHTELYPERNWAPVREMILDDAGNLACLVTAGVPGSFVTHLFSVDGTTGDVNWAFNYSTASGRLGINTLVQPGPGQNYLLFGNINQTNVGLAGLSQGVVLRIDPATGGPLTTSQTLTGREYLDFRRARYDAASNRVYVATMERRANSINPTLACFNPDGSLVFTRRFVQDILDANIDVAITGNRVITMAETSMVNTGQTHLYGTNLDGQLLWVKRLPILFGYRAQSLKSTATGFLYLGARTLNLAFRDATLLRFDTDGQLLWGNVYENLYRTTTPLGRSLDAIGDQPLLVGNQLSGSGNTIPIMNLLREDGTVANDCLTNREYDPDILDVAVRMSVSQFQSQPLAVEREEFFWEPIGDLLSTVACRDTCPDDGDPGGPTDDDIEICDNDLDDDDDGLTDCDDPDLAFTCCCLPSQTLMLPQDSTLCDNVPVRLGVADSFAVYQWSTGETSDSVTVFAPGTYWLTATDSCGFVATDTITLHLRQRPDPVDLGPDQTVCDNGVVPLAAPPGYASYRWVDGTTERTFTAFAAGEYWVEATDSCGRIGRDTMRVITEPTTKIDLGPDTIICFGQELVFSLNGFNNYQWTSSTYLDCDDCPTVRFTPERDTMLFVAAELSRGCISTDSILVEVTDALPGARQEMTLCPGDSLFFDGANRGGAGTFIASTAADCTAPDTLALFVAPTPAVSTETTAQDCGGAAAGAGRVTIGPGAGLVDIRWANGATTNEVTNLPAGVYGVTVTNSAGCTTEDSIIVVPSRVPTLTLTAAAATCPGADDGSLVILGDSLGLEYQLAGGAVRMVPRFDSLAAGSYTLRAGIPNGCDTTYTVMIGEGQGYAFDLGPDRFVRLGDSVEVGPLGFVPDSLPYLLRTTFGDTCTNCPFLSVRPPATGAATVTAVDPSGCVIDAELQLIVDRKDLVYIPSAFSPNSDGNNDRFRIYPGPAVVAVESLEVYQRWGGRVFRSESNDPASDLASWDGRLDGKLMNPAVFIYRAQVRLFTGEVVSYTGDVVLMR; from the coding sequence ATGAACACCTTCACGTATTGGTTCGGAACTAAAGCGAGCGGCCGGCTACTGCCACTGCTCCTGGTGGCTTTATGTAGCCTGCATTGGAACCAATTAGCAGGGCAAAACACCGAACCCGACTTGCTGACGGGGTGCATCACCAGCCAGGCCAACCAACAACTACTGGACCGCTACCCGGACCTAAAGACCGAGGAAGCGATCCTGGAGCAAGCCTGGCAAAAAAGCCAGCGTTCGCCGACCGCCACCAAAAGCCTGATGCCGGCTTACACCCTGCCCATCGTTTTCCACGTCGTCCACAACGGCGGGGCGGAGAACATTCCGGACGCGGACATCCTGCGCAGCCTCGACTTTGCGAACCAAGCCTTCGCCAATCAGGGCTACTTCGACCGGGGGACGGGGGCCGACACCGACATCCAATTCTGTCTGGCGCGGCGGACGCCCGATAACCAGCCAACGAGCGGTATCACCCGGACCCAATCACCCCTCACCAGTCTCACGGCTACGGACGATGAGCTCGCCCTCAAGAACCTGAGACGCTTCGACCCGACCAAATACATCAACGTTTGGGTGGTGGACGAAATCTGTGGCCTCGGTTTTGGCTGTGGCGTGGCGGGTTACGCTTATTACCCTTCGGCCCACGGTCGGGAATTCGACGGAATTGTGGTCGAAGCCCGCGGACTGACCGGCGGCGAGGCCGGCGTCACTACCCTCATCCACGAACTGGGCCACTACCTCGGCCTCGCCCATACCTTCGACGGTGGCTGTAAAAACGATGACTGCCTACAGGACGGCGACCGCGTCTGCGATACCCCGCCCGATGCTTCCCGCGCCGGCGTCCCCTGCAACGGATCGGCCAACAGCTGTACGACGGACACAAACTCCGGCTTCGCGACGGACCAGGACGACCACTTCTACAACTACATGGATTACGGCCGCCAGGATTGCCGCCACGAGTTCACTCCCGGGCAGGGCGACCGGATGGAGTTCTTCCTTACTGGCCGCCGCAAAAGTCTGTTGACCAGCCTCGCCTGCCAGGTCCCCTGCCCGGCACCGATCACGGCCAACTTCATCGGCGGGGACGTGACGGTAGAGGTAGGGACGACTATCAACTTCAGTTCCACCGGAACCAACGGAGATAATTTTACGTGGAGCGTCAACGAAACGGACGAAGGGTCGGGGACTAGCTTTAGTCGCCAATTCCCGGTGGAGGGTTTCTTCCGCCTCCAGCTCGTCGTATCCAGCAATGACCCGCTGTGTGGTCCGGACTCCCTTACCCAATTCGTACGAGTTGAGTGTACTAGCCAGACCTCATTCGGCATCCCGGCCTCCATCGAGGTGGGGCAGCCGGCGACCTTTACGAATACCAGCAGCGCAGTGGCCTCCGAAACGTGGACGGTTGACGGTGTGGTGGCTTCACCTACGGGCAGGGATCTCACCTTTACCTTCCCCACCGCGGGGGTGTACGAGATTTGTCTGGCGGCGGATTTTGGATTCTGCGCGGAGACCCGGTGCCGACTGGTTTTCGTCAGCCGGCCGCCCTGCGTTGGTCCTGACTGTCCTTTTCAGGAACCCGGTTGTACGGCGCCCTTCGCCGCTCAGTTCGAGCGGGGCGACTTTGGCCGGAGTACGTTGTTTAGCACGGTCCTCCACGCGCCGACGGGTTACTACGTCGGGGGGAATACGAGTAATGGCCCCTATGTCGCCTTTTTCGATCTTGATCTCAACCAGGTGTGGCACACCGAGCTTTATCCGGAACGTAACTGGGCCCCGGTCAGGGAGATGATCCTCGATGATGCGGGTAACCTGGCTTGCCTGGTAACCGCGGGAGTGCCGGGTTCCTTTGTAACCCACCTTTTCAGCGTGGATGGCACTACCGGAGACGTGAACTGGGCCTTTAATTATTCAACTGCTTCTGGGCGGCTGGGCATCAACACCCTGGTGCAGCCGGGGCCGGGCCAGAACTACCTGCTGTTCGGCAATATCAACCAGACCAACGTAGGGCTGGCGGGCCTCAGCCAGGGGGTTGTCTTACGAATAGATCCGGCTACCGGAGGGCCACTTACTACTTCGCAAACGTTAACTGGGCGGGAGTACCTCGACTTCAGAAGGGCACGCTACGATGCGGCCTCGAACCGAGTGTACGTGGCTACCATGGAACGCCGGGCAAATAGCATCAATCCCACCTTGGCCTGTTTCAATCCCGATGGTAGTCTGGTGTTTACCCGCAGGTTCGTGCAGGACATCCTTGATGCTAATATTGACGTAGCCATTACGGGCAACCGCGTCATCACGATGGCGGAAACATCCATGGTAAACACCGGGCAGACTCACCTGTACGGTACGAACCTGGACGGCCAGTTACTCTGGGTAAAACGCCTCCCCATCTTGTTTGGATACCGGGCACAGTCTTTAAAGTCTACGGCCACAGGGTTCCTCTACCTAGGCGCACGGACGCTGAATTTAGCCTTCAGGGATGCAACCTTATTACGGTTTGATACAGACGGCCAGCTCCTGTGGGGCAATGTTTACGAAAACCTGTACCGCACCACTACACCTTTAGGCAGATCGTTAGATGCCATTGGGGATCAACCCTTACTGGTCGGGAATCAACTTTCTGGTTCCGGCAACACGATACCAATTATGAATCTCCTGCGGGAAGATGGTACCGTTGCCAATGACTGCCTCACCAACCGGGAGTACGACCCCGATATTTTAGACGTTGCCGTACGGATGAGCGTAAGCCAATTCCAAAGCCAGCCACTAGCGGTAGAACGGGAAGAATTCTTCTGGGAACCCATCGGTGATCTCCTCAGTACCGTCGCCTGCCGGGATACCTGCCCCGACGACGGTGACCCCGGAGGCCCTACGGACGACGATATCGAAATCTGTGATAATGACCTCGACGATGACGACGATGGGCTCACGGATTGTGACGATCCGGACCTGGCTTTCACCTGTTGTTGTTTGCCATCCCAGACTCTGATGTTACCCCAAGATTCTACGCTTTGCGATAACGTCCCCGTCCGCCTGGGTGTAGCCGATTCTTTTGCGGTTTACCAGTGGTCCACTGGGGAGACGTCCGATAGCGTTACCGTCTTTGCGCCGGGGACGTACTGGCTCACGGCGACGGATTCCTGCGGTTTCGTGGCTACGGACACCATCACCCTGCACCTGCGGCAGCGCCCGGATCCCGTTGATCTTGGACCGGACCAAACGGTGTGCGACAATGGCGTCGTACCCCTCGCCGCGCCTCCGGGATACGCCAGTTACCGCTGGGTGGACGGGACGACCGAACGGACCTTTACGGCTTTCGCAGCCGGCGAATACTGGGTGGAAGCCACGGATAGTTGCGGGCGGATCGGGCGCGATACGATGCGCGTGATAACGGAGCCGACCACGAAGATTGACCTGGGGCCGGACACCATTATCTGCTTCGGCCAGGAACTCGTATTTAGCCTCAATGGCTTCAATAATTACCAGTGGACGAGCAGCACTTACTTGGACTGCGACGACTGCCCAACGGTCCGTTTTACCCCCGAGCGGGACACGATGCTGTTCGTCGCCGCCGAGTTGAGCCGCGGGTGCATCAGTACGGACAGCATCCTCGTTGAGGTCACCGATGCGCTACCGGGCGCGCGGCAGGAAATGACGCTGTGCCCCGGCGATAGCCTCTTTTTCGACGGCGCAAACCGGGGTGGCGCGGGAACTTTTATCGCCTCCACCGCGGCTGATTGTACGGCGCCGGATACGCTGGCCTTGTTCGTGGCACCGACTCCCGCTGTAAGTACCGAAACCACGGCTCAGGATTGCGGGGGCGCTGCCGCAGGTGCCGGGCGGGTGACGATCGGGCCGGGCGCCGGGCTGGTGGACATCCGCTGGGCCAACGGAGCAACAACGAACGAAGTGACCAACCTGCCGGCGGGCGTGTACGGAGTCACGGTAACCAACTCCGCCGGCTGCACGACCGAGGACAGCATCATCGTAGTGCCCAGCCGCGTCCCCACCCTTACGCTGACGGCCGCGGCGGCCACGTGCCCCGGTGCCGACGATGGAAGCCTCGTGATCCTGGGCGACTCCCTCGGCCTCGAATACCAACTCGCCGGTGGCGCCGTGCGTATGGTCCCCCGGTTTGATTCCCTGGCGGCCGGTTCGTATACGCTACGGGCGGGTATCCCGAATGGTTGCGATACGACGTATACGGTCATGATTGGCGAAGGACAGGGCTACGCTTTTGATTTGGGCCCAGACCGTTTCGTTCGTCTGGGAGATAGCGTGGAGGTTGGCCCGCTAGGCTTTGTCCCGGACAGCCTGCCCTACCTCCTGCGGACGACCTTCGGAGATACTTGTACAAATTGTCCGTTTCTGAGCGTCCGCCCTCCGGCCACCGGCGCAGCTACGGTGACTGCCGTGGACCCCTCCGGCTGCGTAATCGACGCCGAACTCCAACTGATCGTTGACCGCAAGGATCTGGTGTACATCCCCTCCGCCTTCAGCCCCAATTCGGATGGTAATAATGACCGTTTCCGGATCTACCCCGGCCCGGCGGTGGTGGCCGTAGAATCCCTGGAAGTCTACCAACGCTGGGGTGGCCGCGTATTCCGCAGCGAATCCAATGACCCCGCCTCCGACTTGGCCAGCTGGGACGGGCGCCTGGACGGAAAACTGATGAACCCCGCCGTGTTTATCTACCGGGCCCAGGTCCGGCTCTTTACCGGTGAGGTCGTCTCTTACACCGGTGATGTGGTGTTGATGCGGTAA
- the der gene encoding ribosome biogenesis GTPase Der — translation MDIIAIVGRPNVGKSTLYNRLIGEKQSIVDDQSGVTRDRQYGHSHWNGKEFAVVDTGGFVRNSDDVFEAAIRDQVEIAIDEAKVIIFMVDVSTGITDLDEEVAKMLRRTDKPVFLAVNKVDNHARTLEAAEFWSMGFPDTHYLSSVTGSGTGDLLDEVVKHIENYEEEETTLPQVTIVGQPNAGKSSFINALLGEERNIVTDIAGTTRDTINSHYNKFGHEFNLIDTAGIRKKAKVYENLEFYSVMRAVRAIERADIVVLMISAEDGVESQDLAIFRIAQKRNKGVVIAVNKWDLIKDKETNTTRDFEAKVRERFAPFTDVPIIFMSVTEKQRIMKTVEAAMQVFENRNRRIPTSKLNEVMQNAMERYSPPSYRGREISIKYVVQLPIAYPAFAFYCNHPQHMKDSYKNYLENQLRQAFDFTGVPISIFFRKK, via the coding sequence ATGGACATTATAGCAATCGTAGGCCGACCCAACGTGGGGAAATCAACCCTCTACAACCGCCTCATCGGCGAAAAGCAGAGCATCGTTGATGACCAATCCGGCGTAACGCGGGACCGCCAGTACGGCCACTCCCACTGGAACGGAAAGGAATTCGCCGTGGTCGATACCGGGGGCTTCGTCCGTAATTCGGACGACGTCTTCGAAGCCGCCATCCGCGACCAGGTGGAGATCGCCATCGACGAAGCGAAGGTGATCATCTTTATGGTGGACGTTTCTACCGGCATCACCGACCTTGACGAGGAGGTGGCCAAAATGCTCCGCCGCACCGACAAGCCGGTTTTCCTGGCCGTCAACAAGGTAGACAACCACGCACGGACGCTGGAAGCCGCCGAATTCTGGTCCATGGGCTTCCCCGATACCCACTACCTCTCCTCCGTCACCGGCTCCGGTACGGGTGATTTGCTCGACGAGGTAGTGAAGCACATCGAGAACTACGAAGAGGAGGAAACGACCTTACCGCAAGTGACCATCGTCGGCCAACCGAACGCCGGTAAGTCCTCCTTCATCAACGCCCTGCTCGGCGAGGAGCGCAACATCGTAACTGATATTGCCGGGACGACGCGGGACACCATCAACAGCCACTACAACAAGTTCGGCCACGAATTCAACCTGATCGATACGGCCGGGATCCGCAAGAAGGCCAAGGTCTACGAAAACCTGGAGTTCTACTCCGTCATGCGCGCCGTCCGGGCCATTGAGCGGGCGGACATCGTCGTCCTGATGATTTCCGCCGAGGACGGGGTGGAAAGCCAGGATCTGGCCATTTTCCGCATCGCCCAGAAGCGTAATAAGGGGGTCGTCATCGCCGTGAATAAGTGGGACCTCATCAAGGATAAGGAAACCAATACGACGCGGGATTTTGAGGCCAAGGTCCGCGAACGTTTCGCCCCTTTCACCGACGTGCCGATCATTTTCATGAGCGTCACCGAGAAGCAGCGGATCATGAAGACGGTCGAGGCCGCCATGCAGGTATTCGAGAACCGTAACCGCCGCATCCCAACCTCCAAGTTGAACGAGGTGATGCAAAACGCCATGGAGCGCTACAGCCCGCCGAGCTACCGTGGCCGGGAGATCTCCATCAAGTACGTCGTCCAGCTACCGATCGCCTACCCGGCCTTCGCCTTCTACTGCAACCACCCGCAGCACATGAAGGACAGCTACAAGAATTACCTGGAGAACCAACTCCGCCAAGCCTTCGACTTTACGGGCGTACCGATCTCCATCTTCTTCCGTAAAAAGTAG
- a CDS encoding mechanosensitive ion channel family protein, with the protein MEDQVEEKVDSIQDLVRELWSDLLLAIPGLILALIIIIVGLFVARWLAKLAGQKILSRMDDPLMGRFLTNTLRILLIIGVVLLALNAMGLGGIAAGIFGAAGVGAVVLGFAFQDIGENFIAGIVLAFNRPFEVLDTIEIDGYFGKVRGLNLRYTHLKTFDGKDIYIPNADVLKKPLQNYTADGFIRSDFSVGIDYGDDIDGAKAVIQEVLDDHPNVVHDEEHENFVIEDELGVSTVNLKVYFWLHTKDFRANSLQSRGLVIRDVKNAIDRTGYNMPADITEVKLYGGARDIPIRVEFDNTPNSEAENLE; encoded by the coding sequence ATGGAAGATCAGGTAGAAGAAAAAGTGGATTCGATTCAGGACCTCGTCAGGGAGCTGTGGAGCGACCTGTTGCTGGCCATCCCCGGCCTCATCCTGGCGTTGATCATCATCATCGTGGGGCTCTTCGTGGCGCGGTGGCTGGCCAAGTTGGCCGGGCAAAAGATCCTTTCCCGGATGGATGACCCGCTGATGGGGCGTTTCCTCACGAATACGCTGCGCATTCTGCTCATCATCGGCGTCGTATTGCTGGCCCTGAACGCCATGGGGCTGGGCGGAATCGCCGCCGGTATTTTCGGTGCGGCCGGCGTGGGAGCAGTCGTGTTGGGTTTTGCGTTTCAGGACATCGGGGAGAACTTCATCGCCGGCATCGTGCTGGCCTTCAACCGGCCTTTCGAGGTGCTCGATACGATCGAGATCGACGGCTACTTCGGCAAGGTGCGGGGCCTGAATCTCCGTTATACCCACCTGAAAACTTTCGACGGTAAGGACATCTACATCCCCAACGCCGACGTACTTAAAAAACCCCTGCAGAACTATACGGCGGATGGCTTCATCCGCAGTGACTTCAGCGTCGGAATCGACTACGGCGACGACATTGATGGGGCTAAGGCCGTCATTCAGGAAGTGCTGGATGACCACCCGAACGTCGTCCACGACGAGGAGCACGAGAACTTCGTGATTGAGGACGAGCTCGGGGTAAGCACCGTCAATCTTAAGGTCTATTTCTGGCTCCACACCAAGGATTTCCGGGCCAATTCCCTGCAGAGTCGGGGACTCGTTATCCGCGACGTGAAAAACGCCATCGACCGGACGGGCTACAACATGCCGGCGGACATCACGGAGGTCAAACTTTACGGCGGCGCGCGTGACATCCCCATCCGTGTCGAATTTGACAATACGCCGAATTCCGAGGCCGAGAACCTCGAGTAA
- a CDS encoding lysylphosphatidylglycerol synthase transmembrane domain-containing protein yields the protein MNKRLANALKFIAFVGVGVGILYLMYRSQQAAYLLQCQLDGVPEDQCSLLDKLAADFRSASPFYLFLTLLAFCVSNLSRALRWNMMLRTFGNTPKLSNAFLTINLGYFANLGFPRLGEILRPATMARYENIALERVVGTVVVERMVDVIFILIATALALVLGKDVIMDWVLSSVDVSKFASLPYILGIGGALGCILLYLLWHQRQRIMATKIGGKIMDILKGFGEGIQTALRVKSPALFLFHSVNIWVMYFLMTWFTILAFKPTEALSPVAALVTFVSGGWGIVIPSPGGMGTYHFLTGEALQLYGVSALNAFSWSNISFFTIQIGCNVLIGLVALLLLPVINKGYAPERVG from the coding sequence ATGAACAAGCGCCTCGCCAATGCCCTGAAATTCATCGCCTTCGTCGGTGTCGGGGTGGGCATCCTTTACCTGATGTACCGGAGCCAGCAGGCGGCTTACCTTTTGCAGTGCCAGCTCGACGGGGTGCCCGAGGATCAGTGCAGCTTGCTCGATAAATTGGCGGCGGATTTCCGCAGCGCCAGCCCGTTCTACCTCTTCCTCACGCTCCTGGCCTTCTGCGTTTCCAACCTCAGCCGGGCGCTGCGGTGGAACATGATGTTGCGCACTTTTGGCAATACGCCGAAGCTGAGCAACGCTTTTCTCACCATCAATCTCGGCTACTTCGCGAACCTTGGCTTCCCGCGTTTGGGCGAGATTCTGCGGCCAGCCACCATGGCCCGCTACGAAAACATTGCGCTAGAACGCGTCGTCGGCACGGTCGTCGTAGAGCGCATGGTCGACGTCATCTTCATTCTGATCGCTACGGCGCTGGCGCTGGTGCTGGGCAAGGACGTGATAATGGACTGGGTACTTTCGTCCGTGGACGTTTCCAAGTTTGCGTCGCTGCCGTACATCCTGGGGATCGGCGGCGCTTTGGGATGCATCCTCCTCTACCTACTCTGGCACCAGCGGCAGCGCATTATGGCCACTAAAATTGGGGGGAAGATCATGGATATCCTGAAGGGTTTTGGCGAAGGCATTCAGACGGCCCTGCGGGTCAAAAGCCCGGCCTTGTTCCTCTTTCACAGCGTCAACATCTGGGTGATGTACTTCCTGATGACCTGGTTCACCATCCTGGCCTTTAAACCGACGGAAGCCCTATCCCCCGTCGCCGCGCTCGTCACTTTTGTGAGTGGCGGCTGGGGCATCGTCATCCCGAGCCCCGGCGGCATGGGCACCTACCACTTTCTGACGGGAGAGGCGCTGCAACTCTACGGCGTGAGCGCGCTGAATGCGTTTAGTTGGTCCAATATCAGCTTCTTTACGATCCAGATTGGCTGTAACGTACTGATTGGTTTAGTGGCGCTGTTGCTGTTGCCGGTGATCAATAAGGGGTATGCGCCAGAGCGGGTTGGGTAG